TGATGGCTTAATTCGTACTATTTCAGGAGTGcgacatgtgaaagacttaaagaagaatcttttgtCCGTAGGACAATTTGATAGTCTTGGCTGTAAGATTCGAACACacaatggaatcatgaaaattgtcaaaggagcgctggtggttttaaaggcaagaaagacaGTTGCAAACATGTTTGTATTAATGGGAGAAACACATCATGAGGCAGAAGCATCAATCGCATCAGCCAGTCCTGCAgaagagaagacgatgatgtggcatcaaaaactaggccacatgtcagagaaaggtttaaaggttctctctgatcagaagttactccctgggcttacaaaggttactttacccttttgtgagcactgtgttacaagcaaacaacataggttgaagtttggcacgtcaacaactaagagcaaatgcatcttagacctgattcactctgatgtttggcaagcaccggttgtatccttgggaggagcaagatactttgtatcattcatagatgacttctccaggagatgttgggtgtatccgattagaaggaaggcagatgtgttcgcagtttttaaaaccttcaaagcgcgggtagaacttgaatctgaaaagaagatcaagtgtttgaggactgacaatggaggagaatataccagtgatgaatttgataacttctgtcaacatgaaggtatcaaaaggcagttcacaacggcatacactccacaacaaaatggagtggcagagcggatgaacataactctattggaaagaacaagagcaatgttgaaggctgcaggtctagaaaagtcattctgggcagaagcagtcAATACCGCCTGTTATATAATAAATCGATCTCCGTCTACTGCAATTGAGTTGAAGACACCGATGGAGATGTGGACTGGAAAGCTAGCTGATTATTCTCGATTGCATATATTTGGAAGTCCTGTGTACGTGATGTACAATACTCAAGAGGTCAGCAAGCTGGattcaaaatccagaaaatgtgtattcttgggatatgctgatggagtgaaggggtatcgcttgtgggatcccactgcccacaaggtagtcatcagcagagatgtcatatttgcagaagataaaatgcaaatggaagaaaataatagcattttaaaggaGACTACAGAAGTCCAGATGGAAAATACTCAGAATCATACTTTCTTCTGAAGCTGTACCAGAGCATGaagaaacaagaacaaatagagtCTGAAACTCCTGAAGTTCGACGGTCAACTCGTGAAAGAAGACCACCGGCTTGGCACTCAGAATATGTTTACTGAGAGCAACATTGCATACTGTCTTCTAACAGAGGATGGAGAGCCATCAACTTTCCATGAGGCTATCAAAAGCACAGATGTATCTATGTGGGATGACAGCAATGcaagaggagattgaagctctgcacaagaataacacttgggatcttgttccgctaccacaaggaagaaaggccattggcaacaaatgggtttacaagataaagCGTGATGGCAATGATCAAGTGGAGCGGTATCGTGCAAGATTGGTGGTGAAAGGATATGCTCAGAAACAAGGAATAGACTTcaatgagatattttctccggtggtacgacttactacaatcagagtagtcttggcaatgtgtgctatatttgatcttcacttagagcagttagatgtgaaaactgcatttcttcatggagaacttgaagaagaaatttatatgctccaaccagagggttttgctgaaacaggcaaggagaacttggtttgcaggttgaacaaatctctatacggtctcaaacaggcgccgaggtgttggtacaagagatttgattccttcataattagccttgggtacaacagactcagttcagaccattgtacgtattacaagaggtttgaagaaaatgatgttttcatcattctgttgttgtacgtggatgacatgttggtaataggccccaacaaagatcgagtccaagaattgaaggcacagttggctagggagtttgatatgaaggacttgggaccagcaaacaagattctagggatgcaaattcaccgagacagaagtaagaggaagatttggctttctcagaagaattatttaaagaagatCTTGCGACGCTTCAACATGCAAGATTGTAAGCCAATTTCCACCCCACTTCctgttaacttcaaattatcctcAAGTATGTCTCCTAGCAATGAAGCAGAGAGGATGGAGATGTCTCGAGTACCGTATGCATCAGCAGTGGGAAGTTTAATGTTTGCCATGATATGTACACGACCAGACATTGCACAAGCAGTGGGAGCAGCTAGTCGATACATGGCAAATCCTGGTAGAGAGCATTGGAATACTATCAAGAGGATCTTGAGATACATCAAGGGGACCTCAAATGCCGCATTATGTTATGGAGGATCAGAATTCATTGTCAGAGTTTATGTTGACTCAGATTTTGCTGGtgaccttgagaaaagaaaatccactacaAGCTATGTGTTCATAATTGCAGGAGGAGCTGTGAGTTGGGTCTCTAAACTTCAAACTGTTGTAGCGTTATCCACAACAGAAGCTGAGTATATGGCAGCTACACAAGCTTGTAAAGAAGCAATATGGATGAAGAAACTTATGGAGGAGCTCGGGCACAAACACGAGAAGATTCTGGTGTATTGTGATAGTCAGAGTGCCTTGCATATTGCAAGAAATCCAGCgtttcattcaagaacaaaacatatagatgttcagtatcactttgttcgcgaaGTGGTGGAAGATGGAAGTGTGGATTTTCAGAAGGTTCATACAAAGGAAAACCCAGCAGATGCTTTGACCAAACCAGTCAACACTGATAAGTATATATGGTGCAGATCCTCTTATGGCCTAGCAGAAACGTAAGCAGCATGAAGATGACAAGTATTgaaaggatagaagaatcacAAATGATGAAGTGTGAAGACTTGATTCAATCATCAAAGTCTTCAAGTGGGAGAATGTGAAGATAGGTGGAGGTGCCCACCTTGCCCACTTGACCAACTTGGCCACTTGGCCAAGTTGGCCAAGTTGGCCACTTGCTCTTCCAtggatgcttgcctataaataggcaagcaTCCAAGCATTATACATgccaagtgaagagagaaataagagatagtgaagagagaaataagagagagtgaagagggaaatTAATCCCACtaaattgtgaggtatttgtgagagagtaagtgaggtgttttctcctagtaatagagagattcttagttgttctcctattatagagagaggttgtaattcccacattactagtaaaatccttctatacttgcccgtggacgtagcctaattgggtgaaccacgtaaattctcgtgtgtctcatttctcatttaagccttttatcttgtcgggtttgcatgcaAGTATCCTAACAAGACATCTTTGATGGACGCCCCTATGACATGCTCGATGCTGCACTTACTGATACCATTTCCAAGTTCCCTTTAGACATTAAGGTGCTTGGAATGTTTACTAGGTGGATTAATTCCTAGCATAGTGTATGTTCTCAATCtgataagagttttttttatcatatcacAGCCTTTTAGGGACATGATTGAAGGTATGAGAATGGATACGACAAGATTCCGTTATGATAATTTTCAAGAGCTCTATCTTTATTGCTATTACGTTGCGGGCACAGTCGGCCTAATGAGCGTTCCAGTGATGGGAATTGCAGCAGAATCTGAATCTTCTGCTCAAAGTATTTATAATGCGGCACTGTACTTGGGTATTGGAAATCAGCTTACAAACATTCTTAGAGATGTGGGAGAGGAGTAAGTTCTTTTTCCGTACAACTTCCATTCAGTTTTCTCGTCCGAATCTTTTAACTGATGGATGGAGAGAGTTCATGAAGGAGCAGATAACAAGGGCAAGATTCTATTTCAACCTTGCAGAAGAAGGGGCTTCAAAGCTTGAAAAGGCTAGCCGGTGGCCAGTATGAACTGAAAACTTTCCATTACTTGAATGATAAATTTGCAACACTTCCAACTTTAACCTATATTGTACCTTAAGATTTTTCATATGCTGACACATTGGTCTGTGATTTGTTGCAGGTGTGGTCATCCCTACTAGATTACGATAACTTCACAAGACGAGCTTATGttggaagaacaaagaaacttCTCACATTGCCCCTGGCATACACAAAAGCTCAATCAATGTCTAGCTTGATCCTTCAGTAAATCAAGATTTTGTCAGCAGCCCTAAGGTGGGGGAGTTATGACAGCAAACAGTGGAGAAGTGGAGTGAATAGTGAAACAAGATTATGCTTGGTGTATCATAGAGGAAATCGTCAAAGTTTGAATGTTTGTAAGATTGGTTCATTGCTTATATCAGGTTCTCAATTCTCTGGTAAAACTAGAATTTTCATGGAAACTAAATTGCACATACATTTCTCAGTTTTCAAAACTATGACCCTTGCTCAAAAACTGCTTGCACTACAAGTGTCAAACTTCTGAGGCATTTATCAGACGATATGCTGTTCTCTATATGCTCACAGCAGAGAAGACATGCTGCTATGGCATCCATATCCTGTTTTGGGGTTCGAGCTCTCTCCTGGCACTAAGCCTAAGCACACAGatgaaagcaaaaaatatattaaataattataattatatgatcTGAAAGCATTTCAATTCATTAACATTAATACCCAAACAAAATTGGGTtctaaagaagaaagaaaaagaagatttattaCATGCTATAGCTTTGTATCTTAAGGTTTTTGGCCTTCATTAGAGTAGACTTCCCTATTTGGGGTTATCTAAAAATAGACAACGCTTTAAGGTTGGCGATTTTGCAAGAGATTCAAAGCTCAGTGGGCATTGAAAATGACCATACCCATTGCGAAAGATTCCTAGTTAAATGTAGAATCAATAGATGCCATTTGACCTGAGGTGCTGCTCAACACTTTTCAAACCGCCTGCCTTTCGTTATCAAACAAGTACTGGCAATCATCATCCATCCGCACCATAAATGGCATAAACCGTCCACTCACACAAACCACCAGTCTCTTATCCATTAATTACAATCCAAAATATCAAGGAACCGCCACTTTAGCTCTCCACAACCTTTCAAGGGCAGGAGCCAGCTGACAGAGACAGTAAATGAGTAAACTGATTGTTTTGCTTCAATATTTTGTAGAGGAGACAACACTTCTCGGGAACTTCGCACTGGTGACATAATCAATATTTTGACAATCCATGATCAAGGCAACTATCATAGAGAAGATGATAGGGAGAAACCGCTTAGCAAGTCTATGTTTCGCGGGAAAATCACAACCAAAGCTTGTAATGAACTGTCATGGGAAACTTGAAGGGGGGGTTTAAATTCAATTCAGGTTCAGCTTTCGTATGCAATGTGCAATCAAAAATTATCTAGAAATGTTAAGGAACCTACTGGAACACttggttagaaaaaaatataaaagcaccCATTTTAAGTCAACTCATTGTCTCTCTACACATACCCAACCCTGAAACAACCATCCTTCTACAAAGAGGAATAAGATAACAAAAACAGAATCAAGGCAAAGGAATAAAAGATGCCGCATTGTTTGCTGGAAATGGTACATTTGCGGCTATTTGGTCACCACTCCACTGCTTCCTCTTATGGAAACTCTAGCATAATCAGCAAACCAATTGAATCAAGGAATCTCCACCTGCCCGTTATTCATGCTTTCTGCCACCCACCCCACCCACCATCATTGTGAATTTATGCTCTTAGATTTGAAAAATGCCCTCAATAAGTGAACCAGCCAGGAAGCACTGGCTGGAAGGTTTCGGCATCTCAAGACCAGCTtcaatcataggaaataatcTGGTGTTCTCCGGGTCACATCTGGCTCGCCCCTCCTTGGAGCAGGCTCAAACTGCAAACatattttgaagatattattttgaGCCTAACTTATGTGACATTACCCATGGAGTGCTCTAGCATCAGACACCAACCTGAATGAATGTGTGACCCTTGCAGTCATCAACTTCCAAAATAGAAGCCATGTTCCCACAGCGGTAGCAATAGTTGGGTGCATTAAAGATAGTGACCACCTTTTGTTCCTGTAATGAGTAAAAAAGCACAATCAATCTGATGAAATTTGCAAACCAGAGCAAGAAATTCACCAAAAGAATTTCTGGAGGTATATATGTTGCCTCATGTATTGCGCATGCAAATAAAAGAGTTGATATTTGCTGTGACAAGATTAGGTGCTAACATTCCAAAAGTATGTGATTCATGAATTTGAGCGGTGAATGATGTGTTAGAAttgtgtgaattttttttactcttttaattGACACTAGTAGAAAGAGGGGGGCATGAACAGTGGTGATTTGACTGTGATTAATTGTAAATTCTTTTGcgaaagatattttaaaattaatatgaatgaGATACTGGAGAAAACCATTATAGATGCTGGGCTACTGATAATGAAGTTACAGGTGGTGGCAGCGACAATGATAAATGTGGTTTTGTAGTGTTTTTAGGGCAGTTTTCTTTTTGGATCTCAGAGGACCAAAAGACAAAGAAAGTGTAAGGTCAAAATCGTCTTCATCTTCACCTTCCAAATCTTGCTGGCTAAtgctgttgttgctgctgttgctgctaTGCTTTCTCTTCGTGGAGATCTCTTGCTCATTGGTTTCTAAATCTTCTCGGCTCTTCATGGTGTGAGTAAAAGAGGGAGAGAGGATTAGGGTTTTAGTGAACAGGCAATGTTAGTATTTTGGCTatgaaaacagagagaaaaacgAGAGAGATGGATTTTTAAAGGACATTAAAAATTGGAGATATAGTTATGGAAGCAGaatatataacataaaaaagagaCTACTGGTTATCTTTCTCTGTGTTTGTTATGGTGTTCTTCCCCTACCGGCCGGTCACCTTTTTTACTGGGTCTTTTTCACTCTGTCTCAGCAAgtctttaatttaatgtttttatgtgataaatattttgaaaaactaacGGATTAAATATAAGTTTCATTGCTAAAGCAACCATGGATCCGATAGAGAGAGCTAGAGATATCTCGAAGGCATGTGAGCAAGAGAAATCtcgtaaatataaaattaaatttacgaGACAGActaaacattatatttattaacaatatGCTTAGCCTCCccaacaataaaatcaatattagagttagaagaatatttgaaaatttatttcacATCTTTTATCTGAATTACAAGACATCAATTTTAACCCCATCAATTCAACAATGCCCTTCTCACATTTAAAACCACTTGTAATTTGTTTTCGTTCTCATGCGCATCACATACTAAGAATTTTACATTTAAATTGTCTCTTTCattattatctttgttgaatttttatgattaattcCAATCCGCAAGAAAACTGGATaatcaaaacttttaattttaatatcatatttattatagtcaataagttattttctctGCTCATAATCTCTCAGACTTCTCATTTCTACTGAATAATGGGTTAATTTTACAATTCATTTTTCACATATATCACATTTCCTCTTACACGAGCTCATCTTGTTTTGCTATCTTTTATAGTCATGGTTATTCCAACACACAACAAGCAAATAACTTTCAAGATAGTTGAATTCTAATATcaattgaagcaaataaaaatacaaataaaaaaataataagttaaaaaaataaaattgaagttgaatATGGTTATCATACAAAaccctaatttataattttatttttgagaataAAAGTATAATATGTTATACTAAAATGTAAGGTAAACACCCTTATTTATACTAGttttagattgaaaaaatactcaattaataattattgagttattttagggatacctaaactaaaaagaaaaaaaaatagcaatcttaaaataaataaaaaaaataatgatgaagtaaaaaatattccaaaactaaataggaaataataataaaataatatttgttttcccTAAAATTTCTCCAAGCTCTATAAACCATAAAACTGGTCTAGACATATCTTATAGCTAACTGGTTTCTTCAGAACCATTACACCGATTTTTAGAGTATCAAAGTTGAAATGTAGAgttaagttattaattttatttataaaaaaaatgtgcatgtgaatttttttcaaattctaaaaaaaaggcAAGCAGGTGTGATATTATTGGCTAAAATTAAGGATGCTAAATTAAagtcctaaataaaataaaaaacaaacaaacagtgAACAAAATAATGGAGATTTTGTTGCCAATATCTCTATTTTTAGGATGACAACACTTACTTAGTTATAATACATTAGGTTTTAAGTTGGATTTAATTCTGTTAAACCACATAACACCAGCCTGCATCAGAAATGACTGGTCGTATTGAAAAGAGGCAAGCTTTTGCAAATATGAAATATCTCCTCCCTCCTCCCCTCCTTTGCAGCTATGGCAATGGAGTCTATTTCTCTAAAGCAGGTAACATAACACCAGCCTGTGGACTAAAAGAAACCATTTGGATCATCAAAGAGCATATCTGGTAACTTATGTGTGAGTAAAAGAGGGAGAGAGGAAAACGAGAGAGATGGATTTTTAAAGGACAATAAAAGTTGGAGATATAGTTATGGAAGCAGaatatataacataaaaaagagaCTACTGGTCATCTTTCTCTATGTTTGTTATGCTGTTCTTCCCCTACCGGCCGGTCATCTTTTTTACTGGGTCTTTTTCACTCTGTCTCAGCAAgtctttaatttaataaaataaaagtttaaagaaGATATGAAAATTTGTTTCACATCTTTTATCTGAAttacaaaacatcaattttaacCCCATCAATTCCACAATTCCCTTCAAGCATATGTGAGCTATATCATTTGCAATGTGctttataaaaaatcacatttgaAACCACATCTAAATTAATTCCATTCTCATGCACttcacaaattaataattttacatcTAAATCGTCTCTTTCTGCATCAATTTTGTTAAGGAATTGGATaatcaaaacttttaattttaatattatattcatcATGGTCAAGAAGTTGTTTTTCCTATTTATAATCTCTCAGACTCCTCACCCCTACTAAATACTGAATGATGGGTTAATTTTACAATCCATTTTCATATGTATCAGATTTTCTTCTACACAAACTCATTTTATTTTGCTACCTCTTCTAGCCATGGTTATTCCAACACACACACAGCAAGTAAATAACTTTCAAGATAATTGAATTCTAATATCAAttgacacaaataaaaatacaaacaagaaaataataagttaaaaagataaaattaaagttgaatatgGTTATCAtataaaaccctaattttataattttatttttgagaataAAAGTATAATCTGTTATTCTAAAATACAAGGTAAACAACATTATTTATACCAattctaaattgaaaaaaaatctcaattaataattattaagttGTTTTAGGGAtacctaaactaaaaagaaaaaaatagcaatcttaatattgttgattttctaaaataaatagaaaaataataatcatgaagtaaaaaagattcctaaactaaataagaaataataataataataatttaaaaaaataatatttttccctAAAATTCCTCCAAGCTCTATAAACCATAAAACTGGTCTAGACATATCTTATAGCTAACTGGATTCTTCAGAACTATCACACCAATTTTTAGAGCATCAAAGTCGAAATGAAGTAGGGctaagttattaattttatttataaaaaaaattatcatgtgaattttttttcaaattctaaaaagtAGTAAGCAGATGTGATATCAGTATGACAACACTTACTTAGCTATAATACATTAGGTTTTAAGTTGGATTTAATTCTGTTAAACCACATAACACCAGCCTGCATCAGAAATGATTGGTCGTATTGAAAAGAGGCAAGCTTTTGCAAATATGAAATATCTCCTCCCTCCTCCCCTCCTTTGCAGCTATGGCAATGGAGTCTATTTCTCTAAAGCAGGTAACATTTGCTACAAATCACAATAATATCTTCCCAAAGAATCAATGGAAACACCATCCAGTAATCCCAGCAACTCATACTAGTAGAATAATAGTTATAGCCTTGCATAGTTATTTAGCAGTTCATTCTTATGATATGTGATTATGTTGCTTCCTGacattaatggtttttttttgttttcttcttaaatGCAAACTCTTGAcagatttttttgaagttttcctGAACCTGTGGACTAAAAGAAACAATTTGGATCATCAAAGAGCATATGTGGTAACTTATTTACTACAAACCATACTCTGTATCTCACTAATTACCGTTACATAGTCAAATTGCATGGACATTGAATTGAAGCAAATTGCTAATGGAATACATTTGTGTTATGATGCCTTGTACAATCCCTTCCGTGTTTATtagcataaaaattaaattaagctgTGTTCATGATTGCTGAGTTTGGCTATGAACTCCTACTTCATAGAACTAATGAGTTTCCGTTTAAGATTTTTCAGGGCTATGCGAAAATTTAGAGTTCTTTTGCTAGCCACGGAACTGAAAGTTTGTGCAGAAACTTCACAAGAAAAGTTCCTTACATACACCAGAAGATCTCAGTCTTTGTTCAAGGTTAAACTACATACGTACGATTAATGTCTATAGCACATGTCCGAGCGATCCTAATGCTGGAATACTCTTATGCTTCATAGACACAAGTGATACCTGTGATTTTGGAGTCCTGTTCTGCTGGCTCGTTGCTGAATTATCTGGCGTTGATCCATCCCCCTTGTTGGGTAAAAGCCCTTCCTTGTCTATTTGGAGGACTTCAGGGTCCAATATCAAGCTTGGCAGTGGCTGTAGGATTTACTTTTCTAGCGATGAAGTATGGCTCGGGCGACGGTGTTGACTCCAAAAGAACTCCCGGCTGGGGTTTCTTTCTTGTATGCAGTATTGGCGCCATTTAAGCCTATGAAACTGGGTTTTGATGAAAATGAGTGACGCCAAGTAAAGTGGGTTTTTTCTCACCTAAAAAAGGAGAGGATGTCGTGCCTCTATCCACCGGCATCCTTATGACCGCCGAGTAAAATGCGTTTGCCGGGAGTATTGCTTGGAAGGCAATTATCCTAACCGTTGGACTACAAACGCTTTTGTTGACTGATCACTGTGTTTAGGATAATTTCAACTCTGTTTCTGTCGCTTTTCTTtgtcattttagaaaaaaataaataattttaaaagaatccTTAAAGATAGTCCGTCCGTCGGGTCAACTCTCAATTTGATTTGTCAAGAAATCTGATTTTAGGtcagattataaaattaatctattgGTTTGATTactatgatttttaaatttgacgGGAAAAAAAAGTCTCATATGAGATGAGGCACCCTTCTCCTTTTTAAAATCTAGATTTTAGATTTTCCAATACTTATAGGTCCCAAAAACAGCATATTATTCATGCAATTTAGTATATGCATAACTTGAAAATAACTGAGATAACATTCAATGCTAAACTTATAGCTGGAAATAGATATTATGGAGATGTAAATTTTCTGTTGTTATTATGGAGGTAGCTAGCTAGTTTTATTACTTCTATTCTAACCTAACCTACTGCGTGAGAATTGTTTTCTAAAGCTGTAAGCTATGTTCAACATTTCCAGTTTCTATAATGGAATGTGCAGGCATGTGTTTCCTAGGTTTATAGTTTATAAGAGTTTTAATATTAGCTAAAAGAGGAATCATTGATGGAGACGAATTTATAATAAACTAGTATATTACAGTCCTTGTCTAATTAGATTATTagattatgattttctttgaatagtttaatttcttgattagcTAGGACTTGAGGCCTATAAATAAGCTTGTAATATTAagtattatacaaaaaaaaagttaagagagATATAGAGAAGAGCTAGAAAAGTGTATGTTTTGAGAAAActcttaataaaatatcattcatctcattcttcttcttaatcTTTAGCTTTGTTCTTATAAATTAGCTACCACACTCTATCCTTCTTTTCCAACAAGTGGTATCAAAGCTTAGGTTTGATTATTTAAGATGATCAATTCAAACCTTTCAATGTCCTAGATTGACAAATGACAACTATCAAACTTGGTGTATTCGAGTAAAACCTTGGCTAGGTTCCCAAGATGTATGTGAGACAGTTGAAAAAGGCTTTAAGGAGCCTATAGATGGAGCAACGCTGACTTCATATCAAATAGAGGTCGTGCAAAGGGCACGAAGAAAGGATCAACTAACACTAACAATCATCCACCAATGTTTGGATGACACCACTTTTGAGATAGTGGCCAACGCAACCACCGCCAAACAAACTTAGAAAGTTTTGCAAGAATCAAACCAGGAGCTGACAATGTGAGAAAGGTACATCTATAAAAACTATGTGGTAACTTTGAAAAGTTACATATGATTGAAtcagaaaatattttagaatactttgcaagagtattggccatatataatcaaatgaagAGATATGAGGAGAAGATAGAAGAGACACATGTGGTAGATAAGATTCTATGCTCATTGCAAAAGAAGTTCCATTATATGGTGGTCGCAATAAAGGagtcataaaatatatattttctttcaatacaAGGTCTTATGAGAAAGTTACAAGCCTATGAGGAAAGAGTCAATGAGATTCAAGAAGATATGAGTGCGTAAGTACTTTTTTCAAAGCAAGATGATTCTTGATATTCCCAAGAAGGAAGAGGAAGATTTGGAAAAGGAGGCCAAGGCAACCCCAATAGATTAAACAATCAACTGAATGAAGGGAATCAGTCGACCAGTTCAATTGGCAGTAGCAATTCGAGATCCAGATTTGATAACAGGTttgacaaatcaaaagttaaatgtTGTAATTGTCAAAAGATAGGTCATTATGCTAAGGATTGCTGGAATCCAACCAATAGGGTTGAAGAAAATACAAATCTTATgatagaagaagagaaggaagccACTTTATTACTAGTGCATAATAAGAGAATGCAAGTCAAAGAGAACATGTGGTACCTAGACAATAGAACCAGTAACCACATGTGTGGAGATAGTGACAAGTTTATAAAGCTTGATGAAGCAATTAGAGGTAATGTCACCTTTGCAGATCATTCAAAGGTTGCCATCAAAGGAAAAAGGTacgatttttatcaaattaaaagatgaaagtcATCAATTTAT
This genomic interval from Populus alba chromosome 1, ASM523922v2, whole genome shotgun sequence contains the following:
- the LOC118027899 gene encoding serine/threonine-protein phosphatase PP2A catalytic subunit-like, translated to MSKRSPRRESIAATAATTALASKIWKEQKVVTIFNAPNYCYRCGNMASILEVDDCKGHTFIQFEPAPRRGEPDVTRRTPDYFL